One Microbacterium sp. W4I20 DNA window includes the following coding sequences:
- the hemE gene encoding uroporphyrinogen decarboxylase, with protein sequence MALSDAPLLRALAGVRPERTPVWFMRQAGRSLPEYRELRVGTRMLDACLTPELAAEITLQPVRRHGVDAAVFFSDIVIPLRLAGVEVEIEPGRGPVFANPVRSASDVDRITAIDPESLDGTAIAEAVAIVTAELGDTPLIGFAGAPFTLAAYLVEGGPSKEHLRARAMMHADPDSWNRLAGWLARVSRRFLETQRDAGASVVQLFDSWAGSLNPADYRRFVAPHSVAALEGIGVPAIHFGVGTGPFLADMRLGGIADGVGVDWRQPLDEAAAILGPDVTVQGNIDPALLGAPWPVLEAHVLDVLERGRSARAHILNLGHGVPPETDPDQLTRIVELVHAQR encoded by the coding sequence ATGGCCCTCTCCGATGCTCCGCTGCTGCGCGCCCTCGCCGGTGTCCGCCCCGAACGCACCCCGGTGTGGTTCATGCGTCAGGCCGGCCGGTCGTTGCCGGAGTACCGCGAGCTGCGCGTCGGCACGCGGATGCTGGACGCCTGCCTCACGCCCGAGCTCGCGGCCGAGATCACACTGCAGCCGGTGCGTCGTCATGGCGTCGACGCGGCGGTGTTCTTCAGCGACATCGTCATCCCGCTGCGTCTCGCCGGCGTCGAGGTCGAGATCGAACCGGGGCGTGGACCGGTGTTCGCGAACCCCGTGCGTTCGGCATCCGATGTCGACCGGATCACGGCCATCGACCCGGAATCGCTCGACGGCACGGCGATCGCCGAGGCCGTCGCCATCGTCACGGCCGAGCTCGGAGACACTCCATTGATCGGCTTCGCCGGGGCCCCGTTCACGCTCGCCGCTTACCTCGTGGAGGGCGGACCGTCCAAGGAGCACCTGCGGGCACGGGCCATGATGCACGCGGACCCCGATTCCTGGAACCGCCTGGCCGGCTGGCTCGCCCGCGTCTCCCGTCGGTTCCTCGAGACGCAGCGCGACGCCGGGGCATCCGTCGTGCAGCTCTTCGACAGCTGGGCCGGCTCGCTCAACCCGGCGGACTACCGCAGGTTCGTCGCGCCGCATTCGGTGGCCGCGCTCGAGGGCATCGGCGTTCCGGCGATCCACTTCGGAGTCGGCACGGGACCGTTCCTGGCCGACATGCGCCTGGGTGGGATCGCCGACGGGGTCGGGGTCGACTGGCGGCAGCCGCTCGATGAGGCCGCCGCGATCCTCGGACCCGACGTGACCGTGCAGGGCAACATCGATCCGGCGCTCCTCGGAGCGCCCTGGCCGGTGCTGGAGGCGCATGTGCTCGACGTTCTCGAGCGCGGCCGCTCGGCACGGGCGCACATCCTCAACCTCGGCCACGGCGTTCCACCGGAGACCGACCCCGATCAGCTGACGCGCATCGTGGAGCTGGTCCACGCGCAGCGCTGA
- a CDS encoding NAD(P)H-binding protein — protein MRVAITGGTGFVGRNLAERLDDTVVISRRSGVDITDVDALAAAFEGCDAVAHCAGINREIGDQTFQRVHVDGTRAVVEAARRAGVRRIVLVSFLRARPDCGSGYHESKWEAEEIVRGSGIPHTILKSGMIYGPGDHMVDHVTRAVRTLPFFWTVGYRERTARPVPVDDAVDVLVAALEGRIEEPTVAVMGADEVTLGEAVRRIARVAGRRPAYVPVPTWAIRILAQFTEWAMVVPLVAKAQARMLAEGVSEAVPPAPEAPLGIRPHRPFSDERIRAALPDGRFGLADLRIARRIQRCAWTSSTMRVS, from the coding sequence ATGAGAGTCGCCATCACCGGGGGCACCGGATTCGTCGGACGGAACCTCGCTGAGCGCCTCGACGACACGGTCGTCATCTCGCGCCGCAGTGGAGTCGACATCACCGACGTCGACGCTCTCGCCGCCGCCTTCGAGGGCTGCGACGCGGTGGCTCACTGCGCGGGGATCAACCGCGAGATCGGCGACCAGACGTTCCAGCGCGTGCATGTCGACGGCACCAGAGCCGTGGTCGAAGCCGCCCGCCGCGCTGGGGTGCGGCGCATCGTCCTGGTCAGCTTCCTGCGGGCGCGACCCGACTGCGGTTCCGGCTATCACGAGTCGAAGTGGGAGGCGGAGGAGATCGTGCGGGGCTCCGGCATCCCGCACACGATCCTCAAGTCCGGCATGATCTACGGCCCGGGCGACCACATGGTCGATCACGTCACTCGCGCGGTGCGGACACTGCCGTTCTTCTGGACGGTCGGATACCGCGAGCGCACGGCACGCCCCGTCCCCGTCGACGACGCGGTGGATGTGCTCGTGGCCGCTCTCGAAGGACGCATCGAAGAGCCGACCGTCGCGGTCATGGGAGCCGACGAGGTGACGCTCGGCGAGGCCGTCCGCCGCATCGCCCGCGTCGCCGGCCGTCGTCCCGCCTACGTGCCGGTACCCACCTGGGCCATCCGCATCCTGGCGCAGTTCACCGAGTGGGCGATGGTCGTGCCGCTGGTCGCGAAGGCGCAGGCGCGGATGCTCGCCGAAGGCGTGAGCGAAGCCGTGCCGCCCGCGCCGGAGGCGCCGCTCGGCATCCGCCCCCACCGTCCGTTCAGCGACGAGCGCATCCGCGCCGCCCTTCCGGACGGGCGCTTCGGGCTCGCCGACCTGCGGATCGCGCGACGGATTCAGCGCTGCGCGTGGACCAGCTCCACGATGCGCGTCAGCTGA
- a CDS encoding metalloregulator ArsR/SmtB family transcription factor: MTDSASDIFAALAHPTRRQILQDLKAGELAAGEIASRFSASGPTISRHLSVLRQAGLVSERRDANRILYSLVGERLALSVGDFLSTVCPEQIVLREVRKRGRGSATPVEA, from the coding sequence ATGACAGACAGCGCATCCGACATCTTCGCGGCGCTGGCCCACCCGACCCGGCGCCAGATCCTCCAGGACCTCAAGGCCGGTGAACTCGCGGCCGGTGAGATCGCCTCGCGGTTCTCGGCGAGCGGACCCACGATCTCGCGCCACCTGAGCGTGCTCCGTCAGGCCGGCCTCGTCAGCGAACGGCGCGATGCGAACCGCATCCTCTACTCCCTCGTCGGAGAGCGCCTGGCGCTCTCGGTCGGCGACTTCCTCTCCACCGTGTGCCCCGAGCAGATCGTGCTCCGAGAGGTCCGCAAGCGCGGCCGCGGGAGCGCGACCCCCGTCGAGGCCTGA
- the hemG gene encoding protoporphyrinogen oxidase, which produces MTADSSRAERASRAAPADLAARAARKHVVVIGGGIGGLIAARECAKIGMPVTVLEASDAVGGAIRRAELDGVVVDAGAESFATRGGHVRALLEELGLTDRIVAPEAGGAWLAGIPGVGAAPLPVGGVLGIPANPFQDDVRRVIGWSGAWRAYLDRVRPPLTIGHQLSLGRLVASRMGAKVRDRLVAPVTTGVYSASPDDVDVDVAAPGLNAALTRVGSLSGAVQALREEAAARAAKAGGTEVAKAPGAAVEGLSGGMGVLVDALVADLAKLGAKVRTGARVLSATRAGEGWTIEVEADAETDESPDEATDADEITADALIVATSESVARALLEAGIPALAAAESSSAPEIEVITLLLDAPQLAAAPRGTGVLTVPGSHTAKALTHSTAKWRWLREAAGDREIVRVSFGAQGEPAATAGLSDEAAAALALEEAGALLGTPLTPDALLAAHRARYVQSQPASIIGSGERRTSARAAVQAVPGLAVVGAWLAGTGLAQVIPDATAEADRLRRALLWD; this is translated from the coding sequence ATGACCGCCGACTCCTCCCGCGCCGAGCGTGCCTCCCGCGCGGCGCCCGCCGACCTCGCGGCCCGCGCCGCTCGCAAGCATGTCGTCGTCATCGGTGGCGGCATCGGCGGGCTGATCGCCGCCCGCGAGTGCGCCAAGATCGGCATGCCCGTGACGGTGCTCGAAGCATCGGATGCCGTCGGCGGCGCGATCCGGCGGGCCGAACTCGACGGCGTGGTCGTCGATGCGGGAGCTGAGAGCTTCGCGACCCGAGGCGGGCACGTGCGCGCGCTCCTGGAGGAGCTCGGGCTCACCGACCGCATCGTGGCACCCGAGGCCGGCGGCGCCTGGCTGGCGGGCATTCCCGGTGTCGGTGCGGCTCCGCTCCCGGTGGGCGGAGTCCTCGGCATCCCGGCGAATCCGTTCCAGGACGACGTCCGTCGCGTGATCGGCTGGTCGGGCGCCTGGCGCGCGTACCTCGATCGGGTGCGGCCGCCGTTGACCATCGGGCACCAGCTCAGTCTCGGCCGACTGGTCGCCTCGCGCATGGGTGCGAAGGTGCGCGACCGTCTCGTGGCGCCGGTCACCACGGGCGTCTACTCCGCCTCGCCCGACGACGTCGACGTCGACGTCGCGGCACCGGGGCTCAACGCCGCGCTCACCCGCGTCGGATCGCTGTCCGGCGCGGTGCAGGCGCTGCGTGAAGAGGCCGCGGCGCGTGCGGCGAAGGCCGGCGGCACCGAGGTCGCGAAGGCGCCGGGTGCTGCCGTCGAGGGACTCTCCGGCGGCATGGGTGTGCTCGTCGACGCGCTGGTCGCGGATCTGGCGAAGCTGGGCGCGAAGGTGCGCACCGGTGCGCGGGTTCTGTCTGCGACGAGGGCGGGCGAAGGATGGACGATCGAGGTCGAGGCGGATGCCGAGACGGACGAGTCTCCGGACGAAGCCACGGACGCGGACGAGATCACCGCCGACGCACTCATCGTCGCGACATCCGAATCGGTCGCCCGCGCGCTGCTCGAGGCCGGCATCCCCGCGCTCGCGGCGGCCGAGTCGTCGTCGGCGCCCGAGATCGAGGTCATCACCCTGCTGCTCGACGCCCCGCAGCTGGCGGCGGCGCCGCGCGGCACCGGGGTGCTCACCGTGCCGGGGAGCCACACCGCCAAGGCGCTCACGCACTCGACCGCGAAGTGGCGCTGGCTGCGGGAGGCCGCGGGTGACCGGGAGATCGTCCGGGTCTCGTTCGGCGCCCAGGGTGAGCCCGCTGCCACGGCAGGCCTGAGCGACGAGGCCGCCGCCGCTCTGGCCCTCGAGGAGGCCGGCGCGCTGCTCGGCACGCCGCTGACACCGGACGCGCTCCTGGCCGCGCACCGCGCACGATACGTGCAATCGCAGCCGGCCTCGATCATCGGGTCCGGCGAGAGGCGCACCTCCGCCCGTGCCGCCGTGCAGGCGGTGCCCGGGCTCGCCGTCGTCGGCGCCTGGCTTGCGGGAACCGGCCTGGCGCAGGTCATCCCGGATGCGACCGCCGAGGCGGATCGGCTGCGGCGCGCCCTGTTGTGGGACTGA
- a CDS encoding phage holin family protein encodes MPRGYRDRADDSLLTLLGDLPELVTKLVKAEIDAAKAWISKTAKDAGIGSVWFLVALFFLFWAVPVILVFAIAGLSSWWPVWLSALAVFGILIVAVLLFALLGILKFRKLLKRQNPAQAVAEDIRIVKEAGDDQF; translated from the coding sequence ATGCCTCGCGGATACCGGGATCGCGCGGACGACAGTCTGCTGACACTGCTGGGCGACCTGCCCGAACTGGTCACGAAGCTCGTCAAGGCCGAGATCGATGCGGCCAAGGCGTGGATCTCGAAGACCGCGAAGGACGCCGGGATCGGTTCGGTCTGGTTCCTCGTCGCGCTGTTCTTCCTGTTCTGGGCTGTCCCGGTCATCCTGGTCTTCGCGATCGCCGGGCTCTCGTCGTGGTGGCCCGTGTGGCTCTCCGCGCTCGCCGTGTTCGGCATCCTGATCGTCGCGGTGCTGCTGTTCGCACTGCTCGGCATCCTGAAGTTCCGCAAGCTCCTCAAGCGGCAGAACCCTGCGCAAGCGGTCGCCGAGGACATCCGAATCGTGAAGGAGGCCGGCGATGACCAGTTCTGA
- the hemQ gene encoding hydrogen peroxide-dependent heme synthase, whose translation MSEEREDNPSGFTLWAVWRRNPDVPVTESDSTELETIVSYVEDSGVTVRGFYDVSGLKADADLMVWLHGPTAEELQKALRRLRRTELLRSLLPVWNVMGVHRDAEFNRAHVPGFLRGVEPKDWLCLYPFVRTPEWYLAPEEERRKMLADHGRKGAAFTGVIANTVAAFALGDYEWLLPLEADELTELVDLMRDLRYTDARLYVKEEVPFYTGRRLRFDEIADVLQ comes from the coding sequence ATGTCCGAAGAGCGCGAAGACAACCCGTCCGGATTCACCCTCTGGGCGGTCTGGCGACGCAACCCCGACGTCCCGGTCACCGAATCCGACTCGACCGAGCTCGAGACGATCGTCTCCTACGTCGAGGACTCCGGGGTGACCGTCCGCGGGTTCTATGACGTCTCCGGGCTCAAGGCCGACGCGGACCTCATGGTGTGGCTGCACGGACCCACGGCCGAAGAGCTGCAGAAGGCCCTGCGGCGACTTCGCCGCACCGAGCTGCTGCGATCGCTGCTCCCGGTGTGGAACGTGATGGGGGTGCACCGCGATGCGGAGTTCAACCGAGCCCACGTGCCCGGATTCCTCCGCGGTGTCGAGCCCAAGGACTGGCTCTGCCTCTACCCGTTCGTGCGGACGCCCGAGTGGTATCTCGCGCCGGAGGAGGAGCGTCGGAAGATGCTCGCCGACCACGGACGCAAGGGTGCGGCGTTCACCGGCGTCATCGCGAACACCGTGGCCGCCTTCGCGCTCGGCGACTACGAGTGGCTGCTTCCGCTCGAGGCCGATGAGCTCACCGAGCTCGTCGACCTCATGCGCGACCTCCGCTACACCGATGCGCGTCTCTACGTGAAGGAGGAGGTGCCCTTCTACACGGGGCGCCGCCTGCGCTTCGACGAGATCGCGGACGTACTGCAGTAG